One window of the Brevibacterium limosum genome contains the following:
- a CDS encoding helix-turn-helix transcriptional regulator codes for MRSETRLLSLLSLFASGRAYTAAELAARFDVTPRTVRRDIAALRELGYIISSIPGLAGGYRAESRTVLPPLQLEAGEALATAVGLALLRGAGLDTEYADSATTKLQAMLPAAMRATVADIAAAVSVSEGNVPGVDIGALIALASAINASTIATFDYRKTRRTEADEHTSSPRRVEPIRLVVFGAHWYLFAFDLDRDDHRVFRLDRMSQVHATTLNVTSREHPDAEAAVSAAVTTTAYPHTVVLRTAASAQEAKEWFPTRSATITEAADGARITCGFWDLRWVAATLAGIPAEIEVLHPPELIDSLRDHAARAQAVVDASTP; via the coding sequence ATGCGGTCGGAGACGAGGCTCTTGAGCCTGCTCAGCCTGTTCGCCTCCGGCCGTGCGTACACCGCCGCCGAACTCGCCGCTCGCTTCGACGTCACCCCGCGAACTGTCCGCCGCGATATCGCCGCGCTGCGCGAGCTCGGCTACATCATCTCGTCGATTCCCGGTCTCGCCGGGGGCTACCGCGCCGAATCGCGGACAGTGCTGCCGCCGCTGCAGCTCGAGGCGGGGGAGGCGCTGGCCACCGCGGTCGGCCTGGCACTGCTGCGCGGGGCCGGTCTGGACACCGAATATGCGGATTCGGCGACGACGAAGCTGCAGGCGATGCTCCCGGCTGCGATGCGGGCGACCGTCGCGGATATCGCGGCCGCAGTGTCCGTGTCCGAAGGAAATGTCCCCGGAGTCGACATCGGCGCGCTCATCGCCCTCGCCTCGGCGATCAATGCTTCGACGATCGCGACCTTCGACTACCGGAAGACGCGACGAACTGAGGCCGACGAGCACACCTCGTCCCCTCGCCGGGTGGAACCGATCCGCCTCGTCGTCTTCGGCGCGCACTGGTATCTCTTCGCCTTCGACCTCGACCGCGATGACCACCGGGTCTTCCGCCTCGACCGGATGAGCCAGGTCCACGCGACGACGCTGAACGTCACCTCGCGGGAGCACCCCGACGCCGAGGCGGCCGTCTCCGCCGCCGTCACCACCACCGCGTATCCGCACACCGTCGTTCTGCGCACGGCCGCCTCGGCGCAGGAAGCGAAGGAATGGTTCCCCACCCGGAGTGCCACCATCACCGAGGCGGCCGACGGTGCACGCATCACCTGCGGATTCTGGGACCTCAGATGGGTCGCGGCCACCCTGGCCGGCATCCCTGCCGAGATCGAGGTGCTCCACCCGCCGGAGCTCATCGACTCCCTGCGTGACCACGCGGCGAGAGCGCAAGCGGTCGTCGACGCCTCAACGCCCTAA
- a CDS encoding mycothiol transferase, translating to MPFFTPTVTTEADSAFTFMAQQCTQLRLTARGLSDEQARSAPTASPLSIAGLIAHVAQVLNGWLQMVKEPDQKLSVDDFPAINARIGLTEMYDGSTLPDLDIADVLTAFDRAVDELEDTRRVVAEKNTDLGAEVAELDNPWMPDDFDMSVRWILWHLATEIARHAGHADIIRESIDGAIAYQLNAEADGEPWPPEGMDWS from the coding sequence ATGCCGTTCTTCACCCCGACCGTTACGACCGAAGCCGATTCCGCATTCACCTTCATGGCCCAGCAGTGCACTCAGCTGCGCCTGACCGCCCGCGGCCTGAGCGATGAGCAGGCCCGGTCCGCTCCGACAGCGAGTCCGCTGAGCATCGCGGGGCTCATCGCCCATGTCGCACAGGTCCTCAACGGCTGGCTGCAGATGGTCAAGGAACCCGATCAGAAGCTCAGCGTCGATGACTTTCCTGCCATCAATGCCCGGATCGGCCTGACGGAGATGTACGACGGGTCGACTCTGCCCGATCTCGACATCGCCGATGTGCTGACCGCCTTCGATCGCGCCGTGGACGAGCTCGAAGACACGCGTCGAGTCGTCGCCGAGAAGAACACCGACCTCGGCGCCGAGGTGGCCGAGCTCGACAATCCGTGGATGCCCGACGACTTCGATATGAGCGTGCGCTGGATCCTCTGGCACCTGGCCACGGAGATCGCACGGCACGCCGGTCACGCGGACATCATCCGTGAGTCGATCGACGGTGCGATCGCCTACCAGCTCAACGCCGAGGCCGACGGTGAACCATGGCCGCCCGAGGGCATGGACTGGAGCTGA
- the aceA gene encoding isocitrate lyase, with protein sequence MTENTTQNSLHDAEAIRRDWATNARWSGIARDYEPEDVVKLRGSLIEEHTLARHGAERLWKQISSSDIKSGEYVNALGALTGNQAVEQVKAGLNAIYLSGWQVAADANAAGQTYPDQSIYPANSVPQVVRRINNALMRADQIETSEGNKQVDDWFAPIVADAEAGFGGSINVYELMRSMIAAGAAGVHFEDQLGSEKKCGHLGGKVLVPTSQHIRTLNAARLAADVENVPSLVIARTDAEAATLMTSDIDERDQQFVTGERTSEGFYKIRNGIEAGIARGLSFAPYADLLWMETSTPDLGAAKEFADAIHAEYPDQMLAYNCSPSFNWRKHLDDATIAKFQRELGAMGYKFQFITLAGFHALNYSMFDLAHGYAREQMKAYVELQEREFAAEDRGYTATRHQREVGTGYFDLVSTALNPESSTTALKGSTETAQFS encoded by the coding sequence GCCCGCTGGTCGGGAATCGCTCGCGACTACGAGCCCGAGGATGTCGTCAAACTGCGCGGTTCCCTGATCGAGGAGCACACGCTGGCTCGTCACGGTGCCGAGCGCCTCTGGAAGCAGATCAGCTCGAGCGACATCAAGTCGGGCGAATACGTCAACGCTCTCGGTGCGCTGACCGGCAACCAGGCCGTCGAACAGGTCAAGGCCGGCCTCAACGCCATCTACCTCTCCGGTTGGCAGGTCGCCGCCGACGCGAACGCCGCCGGACAGACCTACCCCGACCAGTCGATCTACCCGGCCAACTCGGTGCCGCAGGTCGTCCGCCGCATCAACAACGCGCTGATGCGCGCCGACCAGATCGAGACCTCGGAAGGCAACAAGCAGGTCGATGACTGGTTCGCTCCGATCGTGGCCGACGCGGAAGCAGGCTTCGGCGGTTCGATCAACGTCTACGAGCTCATGCGTTCGATGATCGCCGCCGGCGCTGCCGGTGTGCACTTCGAGGATCAGCTCGGTTCCGAGAAGAAGTGCGGCCACCTCGGCGGCAAGGTCCTCGTTCCAACATCGCAGCACATCCGCACGCTGAACGCAGCGCGCCTGGCTGCCGACGTCGAGAACGTGCCCAGCCTCGTCATCGCCCGCACCGACGCCGAAGCGGCCACGCTGATGACCTCGGACATCGACGAGCGCGATCAGCAGTTCGTCACCGGTGAGCGCACCTCCGAGGGCTTCTACAAGATCCGCAACGGCATCGAAGCGGGCATCGCCCGCGGTCTGTCCTTCGCTCCCTACGCGGATCTGCTCTGGATGGAGACCTCCACGCCCGACCTCGGAGCAGCGAAGGAATTCGCCGACGCGATCCACGCGGAGTACCCGGACCAGATGCTGGCCTACAACTGCTCGCCGTCGTTCAACTGGAGGAAGCACCTCGACGATGCCACCATCGCGAAGTTCCAGCGCGAGCTCGGAGCCATGGGCTACAAGTTCCAGTTCATCACCCTGGCCGGCTTCCACGCCCTGAACTACTCGATGTTCGATCTGGCCCACGGCTACGCCCGTGAGCAGATGAAGGCCTACGTCGAGCTGCAGGAACGCGAGTTCGCCGCCGAGGACCGCGGCTACACCGCGACTCGCCACCAGCGCGAGGTCGGCACCGGCTACTTCGACCTGGTCTCGACCGCACTCAACCCGGAGTCCTCGACCACGGCTCTGAAGGGCTCCACCGAAACCGCTCAGTTCAGCTGA
- the aceB gene encoding malate synthase A: MSYIKINAPLETGFGTVLSEPALTFIAKLHDEFAGTISDLLRTRRVRAAEMNGGTLPRFKPETARIRADRSWSVAGSAGAPGLEDRRVELTGPVTEDEVVAALNSQAKVWLADLEDATSPTWANIIGGQVNLFRAIRGQLPGVNNDNQPTIGLRPRGWHLPEKHLIYVDDNGQEFSTSGALVDFGLYFFHNARHLIDNGSGPYFYLPKLESSQEARLWNKVFVSAQNMLGIEQGTIRATAHIETITAVFQMEEILFELRDHCAGLEAAGWDYLFSVVKNLRNTTDYVLPDRERLTMDLPLMKAFTDRLVATCHRRGAHAIGTMSNLMADHPDQEFVAAEFERMREDKAREAWQGFDGTWVADPALVPAALAVFDAALGSEPHQLENKRPDVQVTSENILDITGLEPIVTEEGVRVNIRVAIGYMNEWLGGNGHVALENQLEDVSTAEICRSQIWQWLRHEVALDNGQQLTSRLVERYLGEELAGMERRADDHFDEAVEIFRETALGEEFAEFLTMPAYTDHLVDRVSKASEAFVA, encoded by the coding sequence ATGTCTTACATCAAGATCAACGCGCCGCTCGAAACCGGCTTCGGCACCGTCCTTTCGGAGCCTGCCCTGACGTTCATCGCCAAGCTCCACGACGAGTTCGCCGGCACCATCAGCGACCTGCTGCGCACGCGCCGGGTCCGCGCGGCCGAGATGAACGGCGGCACCCTCCCCCGTTTCAAGCCCGAGACCGCCCGCATCCGCGCCGACCGCTCCTGGTCGGTCGCCGGATCCGCCGGCGCCCCCGGCCTCGAAGACCGCCGCGTGGAGCTCACCGGTCCGGTCACCGAAGACGAAGTCGTGGCCGCACTGAACTCGCAGGCGAAGGTGTGGCTGGCCGACCTCGAAGACGCGACGAGCCCCACCTGGGCCAACATCATCGGCGGACAGGTCAATCTGTTCCGCGCGATCCGCGGACAGCTGCCCGGCGTCAACAACGACAACCAGCCGACCATCGGACTGCGCCCCCGCGGTTGGCACCTGCCCGAGAAGCACCTGATCTACGTCGATGACAACGGCCAGGAATTCTCGACCTCCGGAGCGCTGGTCGACTTCGGTCTGTATTTCTTCCACAATGCCCGCCACCTCATCGACAACGGTTCCGGCCCGTACTTCTACCTGCCGAAGCTCGAGTCCTCGCAGGAAGCACGCCTGTGGAACAAGGTCTTCGTCAGCGCACAGAACATGCTCGGCATCGAGCAGGGCACCATCCGGGCCACCGCGCACATCGAGACGATCACCGCTGTGTTCCAGATGGAAGAGATCCTCTTCGAGCTGCGTGACCACTGCGCCGGCCTCGAAGCCGCCGGCTGGGACTACCTGTTCTCCGTGGTGAAGAACCTGCGCAACACCACCGACTACGTTCTGCCCGACCGCGAGCGTCTGACGATGGACCTGCCGCTGATGAAGGCCTTCACCGATCGCCTCGTGGCCACCTGCCACCGCCGCGGAGCACACGCGATCGGCACCATGTCCAACCTCATGGCCGACCACCCGGACCAGGAGTTCGTGGCCGCCGAGTTCGAGCGCATGCGTGAGGACAAGGCCCGCGAGGCCTGGCAGGGCTTCGACGGCACCTGGGTGGCCGATCCGGCTCTGGTTCCGGCGGCTCTGGCCGTGTTCGACGCCGCTCTGGGATCGGAGCCGCACCAGCTGGAGAACAAGCGCCCGGATGTGCAGGTGACCAGCGAGAACATCCTCGACATCACCGGTCTCGAACCGATCGTGACCGAAGAGGGCGTGCGGGTGAACATCCGCGTGGCCATCGGATACATGAACGAATGGCTCGGCGGCAATGGGCACGTGGCTCTGGAGAACCAGCTCGAAGACGTGTCGACGGCCGAGATCTGCCGCTCGCAGATCTGGCAGTGGCTCCGTCACGAGGTGGCCCTGGACAACGGCCAGCAGCTGACCTCGCGTCTGGTGGAGCGCTACCTCGGCGAGGAGCTGGCGGGCATGGAGCGTCGCGCCGACGACCACTTCGACGAGGCCGTGGAGATCTTCCGGGAGACGGCGCTGGGCGAGGAGTTCGCCGAGTTCCTCACCATGCCGGCCTACACCGACCACTTGGTCGACCGGGTGTCGAAGGCCAGCGAAGCCTTCGTAGCCTAA